From the Trifolium pratense cultivar HEN17-A07 linkage group LG4, ARS_RC_1.1, whole genome shotgun sequence genome, the window tctgagggcaaagtgtttgtcgctcgaacaggagtattcctagaaaaagattttatttccaaaggaatcagtgggaggaaagtagatcttgaagaaattcacgatccacaaagtagtgacacaccaatggaggaacaagagcaggatgcacaagatgttgtgacagagaaccatgctcatgtaacacaagaaccacgtaggtccaacaggatacgtcaagaacctgaaagatatggatatctcatatcggaacaaggtgatgtattactcatggatcaagatgagcctgtgacttaccaagaggccattactggccctgaatctgagaagtggcttgaagccatgaaatctgaaatggattccatgtacacaaatcaagtttggaacttggtggaagctcctgatgggattaaacccataggatgcaagtgggtcttcaagaagaagactgacatggatggaaaggtacagacctacaaagcgcgattggttgctaaaggtttcaaacaaattcatggggtagactatgatgaaactttttcaccagttgcgatgatcaaatccattcggatcttacttgccatcgctgcatactatgattatgaaatctggcagatggatgtaaaaactgccttcctcaatgggagtctccttgaggatgtgtatatgacacaacctgaaggcttttgcattccaggagaagccaaaatgatatgcaaattacagcgatcaatctacggattgaagcaagcttccagaagttggaatcttcgttttgatgaaactgtaaaacagtacggattcattcaaaatgaagatgagccttgtgtttacaagaaggttagtgggagcatagtcgcattcctagtattatatgtagatgacatattactgataggaaacgacatccctaccttgcaacaaattaaaacttggttagggaattgcttttctatgaaagatctgggtgaagcagcctatatattaggaataagaatctatagagatagatcacaaaaactgcttggcctaagccagagtacatacatagataaagtgctaagacgctttaatatgcatgattccaagaaaggattcattcctatgcaacatggcctatgtctttcaaagacacagtctccttcatctaaggaagaaagggaccgcatgagtaagatcccttatgcatcggctataggatccatcatgtatgccatgatatgtactcgaccagatgtttcatatgccttaagcgcaacaagccgttatcagtctgatcctggtgaggctcattgggtggctgtcaagaacatccttaaatacttaaggaggactaaagactcattcctaatatatggaggccaagaagagctaaatgtaattggttacactgatgctagcttccaaacagatagggatgactttaggtcgcaatcaggctatgtgttttgcataaatggtggcgctgtgagctggaagagttcaaagcaagatacagttgctgattctacaaccgaagctgagtacatcgctgcatcaaatgcagcaaaggaagctgtttggataaagaagttcattactgaacttggcatattccctagcattgtggatcccattgaattattttgtgacaacaatggtgcaatcgcacaagctaaggagcctagatctcaccaaaagtccaaacacatactcaggcgctatcatcttattcgagagataattgatagaggagatgtgaaaatatgcagagtaccaacacttgacaatgctgctgatccacttacaaagcctcttgctcagccgaagcatgagggccacactaggggcataggtattaggagtatgcctgattggctctagtgctagtgggagattgttggtgtaagccctagaggccaattatttataattgcatgatacttgtattggataatttacttattaaataaaggcttttctttattatgtttatgtgttaaataataatagagtccctagaatagtaagttcattgaatggaacgttaagtgtgacttaatcgtgagaatccattacacatgagaacactattcttaaaacatccgtagtcgagctttaatgtgaattgggataacatcaaaacgtagagactattatgttgatagactgatgatcacatctcacggatcatcgataaagagttatcaagtcttcacatagatataaatattaagagtaatatttatatcggattgacccaccatgagaatattacatagtatgttatgaaatgtcataagatattctcatagtgataagtggtgtattccacccttcgacctgaaaccactatgttccctaggtgtaggagtgtagtactttgtcgccaatcaaagttatccgtaacaggatgactataaggttggttgatgggtattccacgaatcatgctgagggacatgagtgacctagatggaatttacccctcctacataacgggagatatgtctatgggcccaatattgaacttaacaagggtgacgtactatgccttgtgttcaatatagacataagggtaaaagggtaattatacacacgagttttatcacggaaaggtttgtcagatcacgtgacattcttgtgacttgggtagcagtgatgtgttgctagataccgctcactgtttataatattgagattaatattattgccaacgtcataggaacctacagggtcacacacataaggacagttaatgacgggagaaataagtatgacttattagtggggtgcgattagttacagtaggttattgggcttatgaagtccaataaccactttggcctgaagacaacataataagctctataaatagagccttatgtaaTTCAGTCATGTGTTACATACATAATCTGAATTTTAGAGTAACcttaaaattctctaaaaccctaaccgcactaaatctccctctaccgtcgtcttgaagctagcactaagaggtgaacggaaactgttcgtgtggaccggctagaggtactgcgatcgtgcggttcttgtgatcaattcagaatcgaggaattgttcttcaaaggtaataatcgaaaccctgatcatgtccattcgcaaggatccaccgaaggaaaatcttaaatttccgctgcgtttttTACTCtgttttaaatgcaattttccttCAGATTGGATGATGATAAGTTCGACCCGATGAATACTTTGGTTTACAAATCTCCTGTCACCACTACTGATAAGCTGTTGGATGAATATTTGGGTGCGATTTATCGAAGGTCTCAACCATATAATGATGCAGAGAGTTTGTCTGATGCAGCATCCAGATTGGTTCGTCCCAGGCTTTTTAAACCATATTAGATTATAGATTAGTACTACCTAAGTGTATAATATATGTATTATAATTATGTTTTTGTAAGCTATGCTTTTGATAACCCACATAGTGTTTTTATATCCCATCCATGAAGTTTAGTGGTTTGTTGCTGGATTAGTACTCCCTACCTGGGTATGTAAAAATTGAGTGTGGTGTGAAGATATTCACATTTTATTGTGTAATAGTAAGATGTGAAAATGTTCACATCAGAGAAATTGACCGTTTTTATGTATGTTGCTTAAGACTGGTTGTTCTATCGTGTAATGTTAAGCATGATCATGTTTTATTTTGCTTATGTCGTTGTTGTGTAAGATGTATAATTAGAATGTTGTTGAGTTACTTGTGACCTTCCGTTGTTGATGCAATCGTTGTTAAACACTTAAAATAACGTTGTAATCATGCTTTTGAGGAATGTCAATGTCTCTTCCGGTCTTTGCAATGGTACACTTCTAATAGTTACATACATGGGAAAGAAAGTTATTGGTGCTCAAGTTGTGACGGGAACTAATATCGGTGACATTGTCTTTTTGCCAAGAATGAGTCTATTACCGTCTGATGCTAATGTTTCGATCAATTTTCGGCGGCGTCAATTTCCTGTTTGTGTGTGCTTTGGCATGACAATTAACAAAAGTCAGGGTCATACTTTGTCCCATGTTGGTTTATATCTTCCGAGACAAGTTTTTAcgcatggtcaattatatgttgcaGTTTCCCGTGTTAAAATTAGAGCTGGTTTGAAAATTCTAATCACTAATGACAATGATGTGGGAAAAACAAACACGGTTAATGTTGTTTATCTAGAAGTCTTTCAAAGAATTTATATTTGACTTTTTGTATGTACTTTTGATTGTTTTACCATTGCTTTAAGTGTTGTAACTTTTTTAAACTATATTATATTTGAAGTTTATGATTtaaattcaatataattttgtttttacatatAACACAATATACTTTGTgcgcaaaaaaaaattaaatcctgcatcgcacgggtaaaaAACACTAGTAAATATGCAATAGAAAAGGATTCCGttgaaaaaaattcaacaaggGCAAGTGGTTACTGTATGTTTCTATAGTAACTTTGTGATGAATGGTGGTAAATCTATcatttatttatagaaaatgaTAAACAGTGTTTCAGGccttgttaaacatattaataaggAAATATGTCAATTTAATACCCtaaaagtgtaaaaaaattgtcattccaatattaattttatttttatttcctttttagtatgtttaacaagtATTTTGGGCATTGTTTAACATGACcatttatgtgtttatttttgacaatataCCATAGGTAAGATGTTTTCACGTACGGTtgtttatataataattaaactttGTCGAGAACACTCGTTGAATACATATTATGTTCTTCCTTTGTAACAAAAATTTATCGGTATGTATGAATTAAGGGTAAAATATCTGACTATTTGTATAAGTGGTTAAATTAATCTCTTACCATGTGGACGGATTCTTTGTTGATGACGAACCTATAATCTAATTTAATAATAGAGTGCACCACTTTGATAGTTGGATTAAAAGTATCGTTGGATTAAAAGTGTATATGTTCCGGATTATGCCAAAGGCTCATCCGCAAACTCGACAGGGTTATCCGATCCATAAAGTAATGATATACAAACCATACAATGGACACACTTTGATCACCGCTCAGGAGGGACACGTGGACTGTCTGGCATTGTCATCCTATCATCAAACAACATCTGTCACAACTCACAATCATAGGGGGCAGAAGAATATTCTAGGTCTTTACAAccttaatttgttttcttatataaaGTCTGTCAAAGGCTACTCCATGTATGAAATATCTAACCCTGAATACCTCCCACTTTATGGAGCTTACTAACATGATCGTCAGATTGTGTGCGAGTATCACCCTTCCTTCACAACGGGGGTCAACCACCAAATATATCACTAATCAAAGTCCTATCACAGTGACTGAAGGAAGTCCTTTTCCCTAATTGTGGCCATATTTTGGGGTAATTAACGAATATGAACTATGTTTGGGATTGTATTGCGAAAGTTAttccaataaaatataaaaacaatatCAGCAATATGATATCTGATGCACTCAAAAATGCTGAATGCACAAGTTCAActacttttacaaaacatagtAAGTTACTCCAAGATAATCCCTTAGACATAGGAATAAAAATCCCATGACAATATTATCAAAACAAGCTAAAAAGGAAATTTCCTTGTTATGTTCATATGGAACTAATGCTTCTATGTACTTttggattatttattttttaccttaTCATGATACAAGATACCATGGCCATTGTTACCAATATTGAATTGTGGAGAATTCACTTTTTCTAAGTCTCAAACAGCCAAACCAAGATGGAGGAGCCATGACGCTTTACAGTTTTAGGACCTTTCACCTTTTTTATCTGAATTTCACCCTTTTTAGATGCCCACtaatgaaaatttatatttcactttttttgttttgaaatgcATAGTGTTGTTGAATTCAGATATGATTGGTTTGATACTCCAATACATTTTgatttcccttatattttgcaGAGATGcttagatttatttatttatttatcttaatcATTCAGTtctcaaggcaaaaaaaattggagtttgaTGTGGATAAATAAAGTCTAATCAATAATTATTCCGATCAAAATTGGAACTAATCACTTGAGACCAAAACCACTTGATTGTGGATTTGGATCCCCTCTTCAGCCTTATCTCATTTCAGCCTTCTCTCATTTTCCTAATCCAACAGATAAGGACAGGATGAACAACATGAGAGAAAAGATCGGAGAGATTGTTTAAGGATAATTTTGAAACTTGGTAAGAAGTATGGATtccccaaaaaagaaaatattttatagggATCTAACTAAATTTGACAACTTTGTAGTGCTATAAGCTATTATTGCAATTGAAGAAAGTAAAGAAATGAAGGAGTCACTGTATAATTTCAATAGTAATAATACTAATATGCATgcataatataaatatttggTGCAGGTTAATCTAATTAACCACCCCCACCAACCACCAATgaacaaatatttaaagaaacaCTTGGTCCTTATGCATAAATTAAGCTCAATATGATACAATGGGAGCAGATATATATGTGTAAAATTCGTTGTATCCCACAATAAACAAGAATGTGTCGCTTCGCACCTGAAAATGTTGGATTATTTCCTCACCAAAGAAACATAGAATCAAATGGAACCCACTTTTTGATTTGATTAAGATAGCCGccaatgaaacaaacaaaagaagaaCTATCTAATGACCACTTGTTGGCCCCCAAAACGTGTTatgttttggtttttctttCCCTCACAAAATTATCATTATTCTCAATAGATAATGTTCATGTGTTAGTGTTATCCTTAATAATTGTGAGATAAGAAGTTTCCACACCTCAAATTTCATTTTGGATGTACAAATTCAGAAAAACGTGAATTTTGTACAGTCTGAAAGTATACTTTCAAATAAAATCTATTTTGTTTGGAACGGAATAGATTTGTTGCTGTAATTGCTTGACGCGGTTACAGCTGTAGACCATCTGATATGAATCAACGGATAAGATTATTTAATGGTATATTTAATCTGAACCAACCGATTTAAATTTAATggctaaaattgaaaattgtggCAAACTGTGTGGTCCTGCTACAGCAGCCAATCCACATCCGAACATACTACAACTTGAGTTTAAATACTATAGTCCAGTTTACAAGTTTACCCCAACCCCTGAGCAACTAACACACTTATCAGGAAATATGAGTCATCATAAAAAAGGATTTTTAGTAGTCTCGATGGGAATCGAACCCTCATCCCTGGAAAAAGTGAAAGCTAACCTCTAATGAAGGCAACTTCCAAATGTAAAAGTGGaaaatttatatatcttcaTTTCTGCTATATAAACATGGGGAATTCATCTCTATTTCCAACTTAATAATTTTCTATCAACAAATTAGATTTCACAAATGCTCTCTTTACATAGAAATTTACCTATTGTTGTTGTATGGTTGCAGCAATATGGCTAAAATATCGGAGAACTTAGGACGTTTGGAAGGAGTGTTGTTCCAGCATTTTGTCATAATGTATCTTAGATTAGGTTGACAGTCCTTGGGAATTTCAGGTCTAAGACCACAAGCAGCAATACCAACTGCAGCCTGCACAGGAGAAAGTGTAGAATATGCTGCCTCACCAGTTACCATCTCCCAAATTATCATCCCATAACTATAAATGTTGCTCGAAGATGTCTCTGTCACGCTCTCAGGGTCTCCTGCAATTATCTGTTTTTCAACACAAAAAGGAAGAGGGGAGAAAAAATTAGAATGGGGATAAAGCTATGTTAAGGTCATTCCAAACATTGAAGTCTAAGATATAGAATATATGACCATTTGCTAGTTTTCATTCTTCCAAAGTATGTTTTTTATGTGTTGTCCATTATGTTCTcacttttttttactttgaatgAACAACTTCATATGATAGTTTTCATGTTTTTTTCCTGCACACGAGTTGTGAGGGCTTTCTGAGTAGCTTTATCAATAGCAATAATAACTATAATACTGGGCGAAAGATCATGTAAAAGACTTGAGACATGCGGGTTCCATTGTCAAGTTAATTCTGGTATAATTGCAATTACACAACGCATATTTAGTTCATAATGATAGACACAAGTGGTGattgtttaaataattgtaTGCATGCATTATAAATGGAAAGCAAAATAAGCAATTGTGAAGACATGTTAGGCATGTTCAAACAATGATGCCATGACAAATGACATGACGAATGACATAAAGTTTCTTTTAAATGTACACTAGTTTGACAATGCAACACATACAATGGATCTAAGATTTTTGAGACAATAAAACTCACAGAAGTTTCAGTAAGTTTCTCTCCGCTTCAATTACTAGTATGTCATTATCGCAGAACAAAAAGGTAAAAGAGCTAAAACAGTTTTGTCCTGAACTAGCTATTGTATACAAGGACAAACACAGCAATAGAAAAGAGAAATAAGAAACTTCACATAGCAATTTGGTCATATTCCTagaaatttttgtttgaaacaTTATGTAAGAAGAAGACAATCTGGGCAAAGGCAATTGACAAGAACATAGCTTTTTAAGGAACATGGTATATTGGTAAAGTTCCTCAAGAGAACACCATGTTTGGCTAAATAAGCTTCTCATgcagaaaaatatttttattttccatgtTTGATAGAATTTGATCTTATCATTGCTTTTAATCGGTGAGAATAAGTGTGCATATGCAAAGTTTTGTATGATTGAGAATGCATACTTATAGCAAATCTATGAGCATAAGAGTATTTTCTCACCCCTAGGAAACATATTTGTGTGATACAATCTTTAACATGAAGAGAGTGTGAATGAATAGAAGCAAACCTCAGGAGCTAGCCACCTATAACCATCGGTTTCATACTCCGTTGCTTCACTAACACTCTTGCAGGCAGTGACTACACCCATATCTCCCAAGCAAGCATTCCCATGCCTATCTAATAGAATCCTCTGTGTATTAAGGTCTCTATATGCAACACCATGGTCATTCATAAACTTGATCCCCTCAGCTACATCAACCGCGATTCTAACAACATCCTTAGTCTGAAGCTTCTTGTTCTTTAGCATTAAGTCATGGACCGACCCACGTACCATGAACTTAGTCACCACACATAACCCATGATTATCATCCACACAAATACCACAGAACTGCAGAATGTTTCTATGTCCACAAGTCATCAGTTCTAGAAGATCTCTGTGGAGCTCAAACTCGTAAGAATTTCCTTTTTCACACCCTTTCAGCTTCTCAATTCCAACCCTTTTCCCCATGTAGACTCCTTTATAAGAATTGGGTCCAATCTGTTCTGTGAACTCAACCATATCTGCATTTAACAACCATTTCGCAATCTCATCCCCACCTGACTTTATCGTCTGCCATTCATCTACCGACACAATGAAAGATGAGGTAGGCAAAGGCATTTGAAGCTGAATCTTTTGGCTAGAATTCTCAAACTCCTTTCCGCTACCACTATCTTCTCCAATCTCCCCTAGTTCTCTCCCCTTGAAATTCTCTTCCTGACACCCACAAAGTCCAAATGCAAGCTTCACATTCACAGCATTGTTTTTGGGCTTATTTAAAGCAAACTTCAAAGCATTCTCAACCCGAGTCTTGACCAATTTTTCATGCCCGGACCTAACAACGAGAAGAACAACCCCTAAGGTGAAACATTTCTTCTCAAAGATTTGTGGCCTCTTGCTACAAATGGAGAAACTGTCCAACGCAACCGACATAGCAGGCCATGAAATAAGAGAATTGCAAGCAAAAGTGAGCTTCAATACAGACCCTTGAACCTGAATCTCGCCGTCACCACACTGTTGTTGAATCAAAATCGCAGGCTGATCACTTTCCATTGCCTGATCCATCAACTTGATGTGAAGAAACACATCCTTCATATCAAATTCTGCCTGTGCATAACTATAAAAAAACCATACAAAAACATTTcttataaacaaataaagaaaatcaCCATGACCCATGTTATTTTTGTTCTAGGAGAGCTCATTAACTACTAAGTCCAATCAATTGGTTAGTATATGGTAATTTTGTTCCAATTAAATTTAatctatcaaaataaaaattacaacaacaataatagaACTTTCAATAATTGTATTCAATTTGGTTAGTTCCTATCACAATGAAAATGaatagaagagaagagaagaaaagaacCTGAGAGGAAGAGAATGGTAATGATTACGAATGGTAGATATAAGATTATCAGGTAATTGAGTTCCAGGGTAAAGTTGAGTAAGATTACGAAGAACAGAAGCCCAAGCAAGTTTCTTAGAAGAAGCAAAAGACTCagtattgttattgttattattgaaATTGAGTGTGTTTTTGAAAGATGTAATTGCATCAGTGAAATTACGACTGAGTTTGTGAAACTTGTTGTTCTTGTGAATTAGAATTGACGAGTCTTTGGaaggaagagaaagagaagtaatggaagaagaagaagaagaaagttcgGATCTGTGATGTGTTCTCATGAGAACTTGTTGTTGTTCAACTGTGTCTTCATCGGTGGTGGTTGTTGTGGTGGTAGTGGTGGTGCGGCTTGACCAACACTCTAGTGTTGTTGCCATTGGAAATGGGAGTGTTGGAGTGTGGTGTGGTGGAAAGAGTGAAATATTTGGATTGGGATTTGGAAGGGTAGTTAGGTAGTTTGATGTATGTAGTACTAGGAATGGTGTGTGAccgagtgagtgagtgagtgattGGAGGGAAGAAAGGCCAAAAAACAGCGGTGGTTGTTTTGTGGGCTGAGTAATCACTTCATTAGTCACTAGTAATAAATGTGTAATCAATCATATTACTACATTAGTCACTTCACATCAGATCATCTACAATGGAGCTCTCtaaaatttgagtacttaatTGAGTctcacgtgtacacatcacttattta encodes:
- the LOC123922463 gene encoding ATP-dependent DNA helicase PIF1-like; translated protein: MLLRNVNVSSGLCNGTLLIVTYMGKKVIGAQVVTGTNIGDIVFLPRMSLLPSDANVSINFRRRQFPVCVCFGMTINKSQGHTLSHVGLYLPRQVFTHGQLYVAVSRVKIRAGLKILITNDNDVGKTNTVNVVYLEVFQRIYI
- the LOC123921309 gene encoding probable serine/threonine-protein kinase roco5 translates to MATTLECWSSRTTTTTTTTTTDEDTVEQQQVLMRTHHRSELSSSSSSITSLSLPSKDSSILIHKNNKFHKLSRNFTDAITSFKNTLNFNNNNNNTESFASSKKLAWASVLRNLTQLYPGTQLPDNLISTIRNHYHSLPLSYAQAEFDMKDVFLHIKLMDQAMESDQPAILIQQQCGDGEIQVQGSVLKLTFACNSLISWPAMSVALDSFSICSKRPQIFEKKCFTLGVVLLVVRSGHEKLVKTRVENALKFALNKPKNNAVNVKLAFGLCGCQEENFKGRELGEIGEDSGSGKEFENSSQKIQLQMPLPTSSFIVSVDEWQTIKSGGDEIAKWLLNADMVEFTEQIGPNSYKGVYMGKRVGIEKLKGCEKGNSYEFELHRDLLELMTCGHRNILQFCGICVDDNHGLCVVTKFMVRGSVHDLMLKNKKLQTKDVVRIAVDVAEGIKFMNDHGVAYRDLNTQRILLDRHGNACLGDMGVVTACKSVSEATEYETDGYRWLAPEIIAGDPESVTETSSSNIYSYGMIIWEMVTGEAAYSTLSPVQAAVGIAACGLRPEIPKDCQPNLRYIMTKCWNNTPSKRPKFSDILAILLQPYNNNR